Proteins from a genomic interval of Providencia stuartii:
- the serA gene encoding phosphoglycerate dehydrogenase: MVKVSLEKDKIKFLLLEGVHQSAVDNLKAAGYTNIEYHKSALSDEELKEAIKDARFVGIRSRTHLTEDIFAAAEKLVAVGCFCIGTNQVDLDAAAKRGIPVFNAPFSNTRSVAEMVLGQLLLLLRRIPEANMKAHRGIWEKQAKGCFEARGKRLGIVGYGHIGTQLGILAEGIGMDVYFYDIENKLPLGNATQVRSMAELLNMSDVVSLHVPETASTKNMFAKEQFELMKPGAIFINASRGTVVDIPALADALESKHLSGAAVDVFPTEPAANNDPNDPFISELIKFDNVILTPHIGGSTEEAQENIGLEVASKLAKYSDNGSTLSAVNFPEVSLPVHTEDTNRLLHIHENRPGMMNSINQVFTENNINVVGQYLRTSGNVGYVVIDIITQQPDHADDILVKLKQLPGTIRARLLY; the protein is encoded by the coding sequence ATGGTCAAAGTATCTTTGGAAAAAGACAAAATTAAATTTTTACTATTGGAAGGGGTTCACCAAAGCGCGGTTGATAATTTAAAAGCAGCAGGTTATACCAACATTGAATATCACAAAAGTGCGTTGTCGGACGAAGAATTAAAAGAAGCAATTAAAGATGCGCGTTTTGTTGGTATTCGTTCCCGTACTCATCTGACTGAAGACATTTTTGCAGCAGCTGAAAAATTGGTTGCTGTTGGTTGTTTTTGTATCGGTACAAACCAAGTGGATTTAGATGCTGCGGCTAAACGCGGTATCCCAGTTTTTAATGCACCGTTCTCAAATACCCGTTCTGTCGCTGAGATGGTGCTTGGTCAATTACTGTTATTGTTACGTCGCATACCTGAAGCGAACATGAAAGCGCACCGCGGTATTTGGGAAAAACAAGCTAAAGGTTGTTTTGAAGCGCGCGGTAAGCGTCTAGGGATTGTGGGTTATGGTCATATCGGTACTCAGCTAGGTATATTGGCTGAAGGCATTGGTATGGATGTTTATTTTTATGATATCGAAAATAAACTGCCTCTCGGTAACGCGACACAGGTGCGCTCAATGGCTGAGCTATTGAACATGAGTGATGTGGTCAGCTTGCATGTGCCTGAAACAGCGAGCACCAAGAATATGTTTGCAAAAGAGCAGTTTGAATTGATGAAGCCAGGGGCTATTTTCATTAACGCTTCACGCGGAACAGTCGTTGATATTCCTGCTTTAGCCGATGCCCTTGAGAGTAAACATTTATCGGGTGCCGCTGTCGATGTCTTCCCAACTGAGCCTGCTGCTAATAATGATCCGAATGATCCCTTCATTAGTGAGCTAATCAAATTTGATAATGTGATTTTGACTCCGCATATCGGTGGTTCAACGGAAGAAGCGCAAGAAAATATTGGGCTAGAAGTCGCAAGTAAATTAGCGAAATATTCAGACAATGGTTCGACGCTTTCTGCGGTGAACTTCCCTGAAGTTTCTCTGCCAGTTCATACAGAAGATACTAACCGTTTACTGCATATTCACGAAAACCGTCCTGGTATGATGAATAGCATTAACCAAGTATTTACTGAAAATAATATTAACGTTGTTGGTCAGTATTTACGTACTTCAGGAAACGTAGGTTACGTTGTTATTGATATTATCACTCAACAACCTGACCACGCTGACGATATCTTGGTTAAATTGAAACAATTGCCGGGAACGATCCGCGCACGATTATTATATTAA
- the rpiA gene encoding ribose-5-phosphate isomerase RpiA: MTQDELKKAVGWAALEYVKPGTIVGVGTGSTASHFIDALATMKGQIEGAVSSSEASTAKLKSLGIPVLDCNDVDSLDVYVDGADEIDHHMNMIKGGGAALTREKIVAAISKTFVCIVDESKQVDVLGKFPLPVEVIPMARSYVARELVKLGGTPEYRQNVVTDNGNVILDVHNLSIVDPVALENKINGIAGVVTVGLFANRGADVVLMGTSAGVKTIK; encoded by the coding sequence ATGACTCAGGACGAACTAAAAAAAGCAGTAGGTTGGGCAGCATTAGAATACGTAAAACCGGGTACGATCGTGGGGGTTGGCACAGGCTCTACTGCTTCTCATTTTATTGATGCACTGGCGACCATGAAAGGCCAAATTGAAGGCGCGGTATCAAGTTCTGAAGCATCAACCGCTAAGCTTAAATCATTAGGTATCCCTGTACTTGACTGTAATGATGTCGACTCACTGGATGTTTATGTTGATGGTGCAGATGAAATTGACCATCATATGAATATGATCAAAGGTGGTGGAGCGGCTTTAACACGTGAAAAAATCGTTGCAGCTATTTCTAAAACATTTGTTTGTATTGTTGATGAGTCAAAACAAGTGGATGTATTGGGCAAATTTCCACTGCCTGTTGAAGTGATCCCGATGGCGCGTAGCTATGTTGCGAGAGAGCTTGTTAAGTTAGGTGGAACACCTGAATATCGTCAAAATGTTGTGACAGATAATGGTAATGTTATTTTAGATGTTCACAACCTTAGCATTGTTGACCCCGTTGCTCTTGAAAATAAAATCAATGGGATAGCAGGCGTTGTAACGGTAGGCCTATTTGCAAATCGCGGTGCTGATGTTGTTTTAATGGGAACGTCTGCCGGTGTTAAAACCATTAAATAA
- a CDS encoding 5-formyltetrahydrofolate cyclo-ligase — protein sequence MEDKLSVMRQQIRQSVRQLRRQLTPEQQQLAAKKIVQQTLSHPKIAQAQHIALFLSFDGEIHTQPLIDALWQQDKKVYLPVLHPFSRHHLLFLNYAPTTQLIKNRFNIDEPPLDVTQVLPINQLDIMMIPLVAFDEQGQRLGMGGGFYDRTLANWQQKGFYPIGLAHDCQRVPLLPVAHWDIPLPEIITPQKIWHW from the coding sequence ATGGAAGATAAGTTATCAGTCATGCGTCAACAAATTCGCCAATCCGTTCGTCAATTACGCCGACAGTTGACTCCAGAGCAACAACAACTGGCCGCGAAAAAAATCGTACAGCAGACTTTATCTCACCCTAAAATTGCTCAAGCGCAGCACATTGCTTTGTTTCTTTCTTTCGATGGTGAGATCCATACCCAGCCCTTAATCGATGCACTCTGGCAACAGGATAAAAAAGTCTACCTACCTGTATTACACCCCTTTAGCCGTCATCATCTGCTGTTTTTAAACTATGCGCCAACGACGCAATTAATCAAAAATAGATTTAACATCGATGAGCCACCACTCGATGTCACTCAAGTGCTACCTATCAATCAGTTAGATATCATGATGATCCCATTAGTTGCCTTTGATGAACAAGGCCAACGTTTAGGCATGGGGGGTGGCTTTTATGATAGAACCTTAGCTAACTGGCAACAGAAAGGCTTTTACCCCATTGGTTTGGCACACGATTGCCAGCGCGTTCCCTTGCTCCCTGTGGCACATTGGGATATCCCGCTACCTGAAATTATTACGCCCCAAAAAATATGGCACTGGTGA
- a CDS encoding LysR family transcriptional regulator ArgP, whose amino-acid sequence MKRPDYRALQALDAVIRERGFERAAQKLCITQSAVSQRIKQLENLFGQPLLVRTVPPHPTEQGQKLLALLHQVELLEEQWLGDENGGSTPLLLSLAVNADSLATWLLPALNPVLGNTPIRLNIQVEDETRTQERLRRGEVVGAISIQPQALPGCLVDKLGALDYIFVASPDFASKYFPEGVTRSSLLKAPAVAFDHLDDMHQAFVQQNFGLSPGSVPCHIVNSSEAFVQLAKQGSTCCMIPHLQIADELKNGELIDLTPGLCQRRMLYWHRFAPESRTMKKVTDALLKTGRQMLKQEDEL is encoded by the coding sequence ATGAAGCGCCCTGATTACCGCGCGTTGCAAGCACTGGATGCTGTCATTCGTGAAAGAGGATTTGAGAGAGCGGCTCAAAAACTGTGTATTACACAATCTGCGGTTTCACAGCGGATCAAACAATTAGAAAATCTATTTGGTCAACCGCTACTCGTTCGAACAGTTCCGCCACATCCCACAGAGCAAGGGCAAAAGCTATTAGCCTTACTCCATCAGGTAGAATTACTCGAAGAGCAGTGGCTAGGTGACGAAAATGGGGGTTCAACGCCACTATTACTTTCACTTGCGGTCAACGCCGACAGTTTGGCCACATGGCTATTACCAGCCCTGAATCCTGTTTTAGGTAACACTCCCATTCGCTTAAACATTCAAGTGGAAGATGAGACGCGCACACAAGAGCGTTTGAGACGAGGTGAAGTCGTGGGTGCTATCAGTATCCAACCTCAAGCACTACCGGGCTGTTTAGTTGATAAGCTAGGTGCTCTAGATTATATCTTTGTTGCCTCTCCCGATTTTGCTAGCAAATACTTCCCTGAAGGGGTCACACGTTCATCATTGCTTAAAGCACCAGCCGTTGCATTCGACCACCTTGATGACATGCACCAAGCTTTTGTTCAGCAGAATTTTGGCTTATCACCCGGTAGTGTGCCCTGTCATATAGTGAACTCATCAGAGGCATTCGTACAATTAGCAAAACAGGGCTCTACTTGCTGTATGATCCCACATTTGCAAATTGCCGATGAATTAAAAAATGGTGAACTGATAGATTTAACACCGGGCCTATGTCAGCGCCGGATGCTCTATTGGCATCGTTTTGCGCCTGAGAGCCGCACGATGAAGAAAGTCACTGACGCCCTGCTCAAAACAGGACGTCAAATGTTAAAACAAGAAGATGAACTTTAG
- a CDS encoding oxidative stress defense protein, with protein MKLKSLVLAAMMAGVAVPAIAQANPLPEGPHITTSGNAVIKAAPDMATLNINVEVTEKDAAAAKAGVDKRVAEYFEFLKQNGIEKKDINAANVRTQPKYEYDKDSQKSSIVGYTAVRSVEVKVTKLDQLNTLLDGALKAGLNEINAVQFGVNNPQQYRDEAREKAIKNAIEQANALAKGFNVQLGPVYSVNYRAPDAVPYPAPVMNYRGKMALSAAPERDVNETYEQQSIDFNDQVDVVFELKR; from the coding sequence GTGAAGTTAAAGTCTCTAGTTCTTGCGGCCATGATGGCTGGTGTTGCGGTTCCAGCTATTGCACAAGCTAATCCGCTTCCTGAAGGGCCACATATTACAACATCAGGTAATGCGGTAATTAAAGCGGCACCCGATATGGCCACATTAAATATCAATGTTGAAGTGACCGAAAAGGATGCCGCGGCAGCGAAGGCTGGTGTTGATAAGCGTGTCGCTGAGTATTTTGAATTTTTAAAACAAAATGGTATCGAGAAAAAAGATATCAATGCCGCGAATGTGCGCACTCAGCCTAAATATGAATATGATAAAGATTCGCAAAAGTCATCGATTGTCGGTTACACCGCAGTTCGCTCTGTTGAAGTGAAAGTGACGAAACTTGATCAATTAAATACACTTCTTGATGGCGCGTTAAAAGCGGGCCTTAATGAAATTAATGCGGTACAGTTCGGTGTTAATAACCCTCAACAATATCGCGATGAAGCACGTGAAAAAGCCATTAAAAATGCGATTGAACAAGCGAATGCGTTAGCGAAAGGCTTCAATGTTCAATTAGGGCCTGTATATAGCGTAAATTATCGAGCGCCAGATGCGGTACCATATCCTGCACCAGTGATGAATTACAGAGGTAAAATGGCACTCTCTGCTGCCCCAGAGAGAGATGTGAATGAAACCTATGAGCAGCAGAGTATTGATTTTAATGACCAAGTTGATGTGGTTTTTGAATTAAAACGCTAA
- the zapA gene encoding cell division protein ZapA — MSAQPVDIQIFGRSMRVNCPVEQKEALIASAQELEQRLQDLKDRSGVTNTEQLIFIVALNVCHELTQEKTKTRDYAYNMEEKIKMLQQTIEQALHDQVKITERQVMPIG, encoded by the coding sequence ATGTCCGCACAACCTGTTGACATTCAAATATTTGGGCGCTCAATGAGAGTCAACTGCCCTGTCGAACAAAAAGAAGCCCTGATTGCATCAGCCCAAGAACTTGAGCAACGCCTTCAAGATCTTAAAGATAGAAGTGGGGTCACCAACACAGAACAGCTTATTTTTATCGTTGCATTGAACGTGTGTCACGAATTAACACAAGAAAAGACAAAAACGCGTGATTATGCATATAATATGGAAGAGAAAATAAAAATGCTGCAACAAACCATTGAGCAAGCATTACATGATCAGGTGAAAATTACTGAGAGGCAGGTTATGCCTATCGGCTAA